The region AACTGCCCTATTTAATTCAACCTGGTGGTAATGCTTATACCACCCGCCGCCATAGTATGTACTTGCGGGACATGGATTATTTCCTACGCTACTCCTCCTACGCGCTGTTGACTGGGGATACTAGCATTCTAGATGAGCGCTTGTTGGCTGGATTAAAAGACACCTTTAACTCCCTTGGAATCCCACTTGGGGTAACGGCTCGTAGCGTTCAACTGATGAAAGAGCGAACCCATCAAAAACTGATAGAAGCTCAATTAGGCAATCCTGCGTTTGTTGATGAGCCATTTGATTACATCATCCGAGCCTTAAGTGAACGTAACGTTTAGACCAGTAATTTTTGCTTGAGACAGTGGCATTCTGCTCAAGGTAGGGGATGCATATTAGGTGTGCTAAGTATCAATAAAATCGCGGTAGGGGCGTTGCCAACTAACGTCCCTTTTTTATTTGAATTCTTACGTTTATTCATCAAATTCAAGGATTTTTTCTACCTGATTTTTACAAATCTAAAATTGGATATTGATACGATTCTTTAGCAGTTCTTCATTTTTTTGATTTACTCTTACAATTCATCAGCCTGAATGCTGAAACTCCATATCCTGTATTAGTCAGGTGAATACTGTAAGGAGAATTGAATTGCATGTCACAGTCCAGCAGTGAGATTGTGTCTGGTCGTGATTCCGCTCACCCGACAACAATTACAAGCCCTTTATCAAACCGAAAAACGCTCTCTCAGGTCTGGCAGCAGTTTTGCCAGTGGGTCACCAGTACCGATAATCGTCTTTATATCGGGTGGTTTGGGGTGTTAATGATTCCAACCCTGGCAACTGCTGCTATTACATTTATTATCGCGTTTATTGCTGCGCCACCTGTTGACACAACTGGAACTGGTGCTCCGATCGCTGGTTCCTTATTAGATGGCAATAATCTAATGACGGCGGCGGTTGTTCCAACTTCTGCCGCGATCGGGCTACACTTTTACCCTATTTGGGCAGCTGCTTCAGTCGATGAGTGGTTATATAACGGTGGTCCCTACCAACTGATTGTGTTGCACTTTGTCATTGGCATTATCTGTTATCAAGACCGGGAATGGGAGTTGAGCTATCGTTTGGGAATGCGTCCCTGGATTTCTCTTGCCTTCACAGCTCCTGTTGCAGCAGCATTATCGGTACTATTGATTTACCCGATTGGGCAGGGTGGTTTTTCGGCAGGAATGCCGTTAGGAATTTCTGGAACCTTCACATTCATGATGCAGTTTCAGGCAGACCATAACATTCTCATGAGTCCACTTCACCAACTTGGAGTGGTGGGCGTTGTTGGAGGCGCTTTCTGTTGCGCAATGCATGGCTCATTAGTAACTTCAACGCTGGTTCGTAAAACGGGTGAAAATGAATCGATTAATGCAGGGTATCGTTTTGGGCAAAAAGAAGCGACCTACCGCTTTGATGTTGCCCAAACCTACCAACATCGTACCTGGGGACGGTTTTTGACATTTCCTAACTCGCGATCGCTCCACTTTATGTTAGCAGCGATTCCCGTAGCAGGTATCTGGTCAGCCGCTTTAGGAGTCGATATTTCTGGACTAAATTTTCACCGACTCAACCTGAGCCAACCTGATCTTTACAGCAATCGTCGAATTATACAAACCTGGGCAGATCGAGTCACTCAAATTAATGTAGGACTGCAATCTGTCAGTGAGTCGCGTTCTCAAGAGCTTTTACTGGAAAGCCAACGCCCTCTACCAATGGACTGGGTTGCCGGTGACTCAGTGCCAGTAACCTTTCGATAAAAAACGAGAACGTCAGCTTGCTGACATTCTCATGAGATGGGCAATTTTGCCCAAGTAGATTGCCAAGTAGATAGGGAAACTATCGGTTGTTCAATCCTTGTTTCTAGATTTGATCAATTCATCAATTTCAGGAGAAAAACGGATGAGTATTGTGACTGAATTAATCCTCAATGCGGACAGTGAAGCTCGTTATCCTGCGCCAAAGGAACTGCGAATTTTCCAGGATTTTTTGAAAACGGGAGAGCAGCGCATTCGGATTGCAAGACTGCTGGCAGACAATGAGCAACGCATTGTGCAAAACGGAAGTGCTAAATTCTGGGAACGAGTTCCTGTAACTCCCAGTAATAGTGGCAACCCCCGCAAAACTGCATCTTGCCAGCGAGATCAAGGATGGTACATTCGCTTAATTGCCTACTCGATTTTAGCAGGCAGCGAAAAACCCTTAGAAGAAATTGGCACAGTGGGCATTAAAGAGATGTATAACTCCCTCGAAATTCCCCTGCGGAATATTGTTGAATGTATGCGCTGTTTGAAAGAGGAAGCAGTGTCATTAATGAGTCCAGAAGATGCTGCAGAAGTTGCCCCTTACTTCGATCATATTATTCGATCTCTGTCTTAAATCGTTTGAGATTGATGAGTGATGAATAGTAGGTCTAAATCTGATAACTGAACTCTCTCACCTCAAATCTGCAATCCACAATCTGTAGTTCCCAATCCAAAATCTTTAAGTTCTGTTTTGACTCAGTTTTTAATTGAAGGAAAACTACCCATGCAAGATGCAATCACAACTCTGATCAACTCT is a window of Leptolyngbyaceae cyanobacterium JSC-12 DNA encoding:
- a CDS encoding Photosynthetic reaction centre protein (IMG reference gene:2510098314~PFAM: Photosynthetic reaction centre protein~TIGRFAM: photosystem II, DI subunit (also called Q(B))), with amino-acid sequence MSQSSSEIVSGRDSAHPTTITSPLSNRKTLSQVWQQFCQWVTSTDNRLYIGWFGVLMIPTLATAAITFIIAFIAAPPVDTTGTGAPIAGSLLDGNNLMTAAVVPTSAAIGLHFYPIWAAASVDEWLYNGGPYQLIVLHFVIGIICYQDREWELSYRLGMRPWISLAFTAPVAAALSVLLIYPIGQGGFSAGMPLGISGTFTFMMQFQADHNILMSPLHQLGVVGVVGGAFCCAMHGSLVTSTLVRKTGENESINAGYRFGQKEATYRFDVAQTYQHRTWGRFLTFPNSRSLHFMLAAIPVAGIWSAALGVDISGLNFHRLNLSQPDLYSNRRIIQTWADRVTQINVGLQSVSESRSQELLLESQRPLPMDWVAGDSVPVTFR
- a CDS encoding Phycobilisome protein (IMG reference gene:2510098313~PFAM: Phycobilisome protein~TIGRFAM: allophycocyanin, beta subunit); the encoded protein is MQDTLTRVINRYDVTDRFLDNAAIATLTEFLETGSLRVQVVAVINANAVEIVRESARQLFEELPYLIQPGGNAYTTRRHSMYLRDMDYFLRYSSYALLTGDTSILDERLLAGLKDTFNSLGIPLGVTARSVQLMKERTHQKLIEAQLGNPAFVDEPFDYIIRALSERNV
- a CDS encoding Phycobilisome protein (IMG reference gene:2510098315~PFAM: Phycobilisome protein); translated protein: MSIVTELILNADSEARYPAPKELRIFQDFLKTGEQRIRIARLLADNEQRIVQNGSAKFWERVPVTPSNSGNPRKTASCQRDQGWYIRLIAYSILAGSEKPLEEIGTVGIKEMYNSLEIPLRNIVECMRCLKEEAVSLMSPEDAAEVAPYFDHIIRSLS